GATACCGGAAGTAACGGGCATCATGGTGCAACCCATGCTGGAAGGAACGGAACTGTTTATCGGAGCGAAGTACGAGGAGAAATTCGGTCATGTGGTGCTATGCGGATTGGGAGGCATTTTTGTGGAAGTGCTGAAGGATGTGTCTTCAGGTCTGGCCCCTCTGTCGTATGAGGAGGCTTATTCCATGATTCATTCGTTGCGTGCTTATAAGATAATCAAGGGTACACGCGGACAGAAAGGGGTGAATGAGGATAAGTTTGCCGAAATCATAGTAAGGCTTTCTACATTGCTGCGTTTTGCCACAGAGATAAAGGAAATGGATATCAATCCGTTACTGGCTACGGAGAAAGAGGTGATAGCAGTGGACGCGCGTATCAGGATAGAGAAGGACTGACTTCACGAAGCCTATCCTGCCCAGTCTTCCCTGTCCAGATTCCTGTATCCTATGGCTTCAGCCAGATGTCCGGTCTGTATGAACTCGCAACCCTCAAGGTCTGCGATGGTTCGCGATACTTTCAATATGCGGTCATAGGCACGTGCGGAAAGATTAAGCCGGTTCATGGCATTTTTCAGCAAGGCGAGCCCTTTTTCATCGGGGCGGGCATAGAGGGCAAGCAGTTTGCTGTTCATTTGTGCATTGCAATATATGCCGGGTATGTCTGTGTATCTTTTTTCCTGAATCTGCCGGGCGGCTATTACGCGTTTGCGGATATCAGCACTTGATTCTCCGGGGTTTGCGTCCGCCATCTTTTCAAAAGGAACGGGAATGACCTCGATTTGCAAGTCGATGCGGTCCAACAGAGGTCCTGATATGCGGTTCAGGTACTTTTGTACTTGTCCCGGACTGCATACACAGGCTTTTGTCGGATGGTTGTAATATCCGCAGGGACAAGGGTTCATGGATGCTACAAGCATGAAGCTGGCAGGATATTCCACATTGCATCTGATGCGGGCCACCGTAATCTTCCGGTCTTCGAGTGGCTGTCTGAGAACTTCCAGAACATTGCGTTGGTATTCGGGCAATTCGTCAAGATATAGGATTCCGTTGTGCGCCAAGCTGATTTCACCGGGTTGGGGGAAACTTCCTCCTCCTGTCATGGCTACTGTGGAAATCGTGTGGTGAGGGTCACGAAACGGCCGCCTGGAAATGAGACTTCCGTCCTTGCCCAACTTTCCGGCGACGGAATGTATTTTGGTCGTTTCAAGGCTTTCGCCCAATGACAGTGGCGGCAATATGGAAGGGAGGCGTTTGGCCAGCATGGATTTGCCACTTCCGGGAGAGCCGATGAGAAGTATATTGTGGCTTCCGGCAGCAGCTACTTCCAAGGCACGTTTCACGTTTTCTTGCCCCTTTACTTCGGAAAAGTCAAAATCAAAGTTACTCTGCTGGGTATAAAATTCTTCACGTGTATTGATTTGCGTCGCATCCAGTGTTTGTTTCCCGTTGAAGAACTCCACAACTTCCTTGATGTTGTCTGCCCCATAAATTTGCAGTTTGTTTACAACTGCTGCCTCCCGTGCGTTTTGCCGGGGCACTATCATGCCCTCAAATCCAAGTTCTCTGGCTTTGATGGCTATGGGAAGCGCTCCTTTAATGGGCTGGAGGCTGCCGTCAAGACTGAGTTCCCCCATCAGCAGGTATTTGTGCAGCTTGTCTGGTTGAATGACCTCACTGGCGGCCAGCATACCGATTGCCAGTGGCAAATCATAAGCGGAACCCTCTTTACGGATATCTGCCGGAGCCATATTGATGACGATATTGCTGGTCGGCATCCGATAGCCATTTACTTGCAGGGCGGAAATAATGCGCTGGTGGCTTTCCTTGACTGTTGAGTCGGGCAAACCTACTAAATAAAACATACAGCCTCTGGTGCTGTTGACTTCGATAGTGATGAGGGTAGCATCAATGCCTTGAACAGCAGCCCCAAAGACTTTTATAAGCACGTGATTCAGTGATTAAGGGTTAGTGATTAGCGTTTTTATCTTTTTCTATCTCTTTTAATTTCTTCTCGATGGCTTCTTTGCTCATGTTCTTTCCTTCAATTCTGCCATCGGGATTGAGCAGGACGTTGGCCGGCAATGTCTGGATGGCAAATTGTTTGGCGGCTTCTGTCTGAAATCCGGTGAAGTCGCAGGTCTGCTCCCAACTTAACGTGTCTTTTTTAATGGTTTCTTTCCACATTTTCCGGTCGATATCCAAAGAAATGCCTAACAGTGCGAAGTTCTTGTTTTTCTGTTCTTTCTTATATACTTGGCGTAACCCGGCATTGGCCTCCCTGCTTTGCTGGTCCCAAGAAGCCCAAAAGTGTATCAGCAGATATTTGCCTGTGAAGTCGGAACGACTTATGTCCTTTCCTTTTATGTTGGGAAGATGGAAGTATGGGGCTGTTTTGCCGACGGATACTTTTTCTTCTTCCTGAATGCGGTTCAAAAGTTCATCTATATAAGGCCGGTCTTTAAGCTTTCCCGTCATTCGGTCTGTAAGTTTCTTGATGAGTGCATAGTCTGGACGGGGCTTTTGTACGAAGTATTTTTCTAAGAGATAGATGCTTGCCAATGAGGAATGATGGCTGCTGATGAATGCCTCGGCTTTTTCTTCCAACACCTTGTCGGAAGGTTTTGCCAATCCTTTCAGGCTATTTTGAAAAGTGGTAAGTTCTTCATTGCAGATGTTTCCGGTTATGTCCAATGACGTCAGTTCGGCTGCAGAACCTTTGATTTGTATTTTGTCTCTCTTGTCCATAAAAAGCGGGTATTCCGTTCCGTCACTGAACAATAGCCATACGGCCACTAATGTATCGGTGGAAAGAGTTGCGGAGAATTTGCCGTCTTTTGCAATTAAGGTATCCATACGATTGTACAGTTCATCTGCTCCATAAAGGTAAAGAGTGTCGTTTCCCAGTCCTTTGATTTCTCCGTTCAGGCTTACTGAGTCCGTCTTTTTGCTTCCGCAGGCAGACAGCACGATGAGTAGGAAGTATGTGAGATAAATCTTTTTCATTTAGTTCCTTTTTCTGATACATTGCTGCGAAAGTAGTTCTTTTTGGCGTGAATAAAAAAAATTGCCCGACATATTTCATGTCGGGCAATTCCTTTTATTTGTCTCCTTTATTATTTGATGATATTCATAAAGTCGGCATTTGTAAAGTATTTGGAGAATTCCAGATCAGAAATAGCCTTCTTTGCCAGGGCCGGTTCTTTGGCAACTGCATTTTTTAAGCTGTTTGTCACCATAGATGTGTTGTTGGTTCTTGCACCAAGTACAGCCATCAGGTAATCTGTATATGCATCGGGTTTCTCGACATTTGCCAGAGTGTTCTTAGCTTTATTGTAATCTTTGGCTAAGATTTGTGCCAAAGCGGCACTGTTGGTCTTTGTGTCACCGAAAGCATTTACGGCTCTGTCATATTGTCCTTGGGCTACGTACAGATTACCCAAGGCTTCGTTCAGGCCTTTGGAACCGGAAGCTTTGCCCAAATATGTTTCGGCAGCGGACTTGTCACCTTTGGTCAAGGCTATCAGGCCGAGGTTCATATTTGTTTCGGGGGCGTCCTTGATTGAAACAGCTTTCTTGAAGTAGCTTTCGGCCTTGTCAAGATTGCCAGACTGATAGGCTAATTTGCCTAAGTTGTTGTAAGCACGGAAATCATTCGGATAGATTTGAGTTGCTTTTGTATAGATTGCTTCCTGTTTGGCGGGGTCTGTAGTCAGGGTAGCGGCATATAGCAATTCTTCAATGCTCAACTGCTTTGCATCGCTGCCTGCCAGAGTTGCGATTTCTTCGTCGGACTTACCGATAACATCATAGTTCAGGGTCAGACGAGAACGGCGTAACTGAGGCAGAACTTCGTCAGCCAAAGTCTTGTAAACGGAAGAGATGTTCTTGATTTCCTGTTCTCTTTGTTCGGGATCAGAATACATGGAAAGAACGCGAAGAATTAGTTCTTTGTCCTGTATGTTCGATTTGGAAACCAATTCCTGGAAGCCTTCCCAGTCTTCTGCTGTGTATTTGGTATCTACCGCGGCATCAATTTTGGCTTTCTTCAGGTCTTTGCTGATGATCTTGGCAGTGTTGTCCTGACGGTTTTCGGCCAATTTGGTGTTCAAGTCCATGCCACCGTCCGGAGAAGCGTATGCGGAGATTTCGATATTGCTGATTTTCTTGTTTACGGCATCATTTACATCTTTTGCTTCTTTACCGAAGTCTTTGGCGGTTTTCAGTTCACTGGCGCGTACGTTGGCCTGCTGAATCAAGAACATGATATTGGCGTCATGCTTTTCCTTTATGATACGTTGGAAAGCATCGTCACCGTTGGCCGGATTAGCGCTGCTCAGGGTTTGTTCTATCATTTCGGAAGTGGAAATCACACCGTCGGCTACTTTCACGGCGGGAATGCTGATAGTCTTGTTGCCTATGGTTGCTTTGAATTCCAAGTAAAGCTCAGATTTAGCCATTTCGGGCACATAGTCGAAAGAAGTCTTCATGGTGTAGTTTCCACCCATCTTGTAAGAGATGGTTTGGTCGTTACCTTCTACTTTTTCTCCTTGGAATACGGCTGACTGGCCTTTGGCTTCACCGCCATTCCATCTCAGTACGGGAGTTACTTCTACCACTGCCTTCTTGTTGAAGTACTTTTCAGGGAATTTACCGTTGATTGTAGCGGGAACTTTACCGCCTACGGCTTCGAGGACTTGCGGAGTTACAGTGAAATAATCCGATGACAATTCACCCATTTTGCTGCTGCATGATGACAATAATGCAACGACGCACGCCATTAGAAATGGCAAATACATTTTCTTAGTCATTTTAGGTATAAATTAATTGTTTGTAATTGAAATTTGTCTATTCCATTTTTGTGCACTGTCCCTGTGGGGACATACTATCGCAAAGATATTAAATCTCCCTGCAGATTGTTAATTGAGACAGCAGATTTATTATAATTTAATGAATTCTTTGTTCCTCACGGTATTTTATGTTGCGGGGATGGTGCTCTATGATTTCACTCCGCAGCATGTTGCGGTCAATGTGGGTGTAAATTTCTGTTGTCGCAATGGACTCATGTCCCAGCATGCACTGGATGGCACGCAGGTTGGCTCCTCCTTCCAAAAGATGAGTGGCAAAGGAGTGGCGGAATGTATGGGGACTGATACTCTTGGTGATTCCTGCCTTTTCTGCCAATTCTTTGATAAAGTGGAATATCATGATGCGTGAGATTCCATTTCCCCAACGGGCCAGGAATACATAATCTTCAAAATCCTTCTTAATTTTCCAGCGCTCCTTACGGTCGTCGAGCCAGTTTGTAATTTCGGTGATGGCACGGTGGGAGATAGGGACAAGGCGCTGCTTGCTTCCTTTTCCTTCTACCTTGATGAAGCCTTCGTTGAAATATAGGTCAGAGATCTTCAGGTTGCACAGTTCTGATACGCGCAGCCCGCAGCTATACAGGGTTTCGAGAATAGCCCGGTTGCGCTGTCCCTCGTTGGTGTTCATGTCGATGGCGGCAATGATGCGGTCTATTTCTTCCACAGTCAACACTTCCGGTAATTTGAATCCTATTTTGGGGCCTTCGAGGAGTTCACTCGGGTCGTTTTCCAGATAGCCGGCTAAGACAAGAAAATGAAAGAAAGACTTTATGCCCGACAGGATACGGGCCTGTGAGCGCGGATGAATGCCGATGTCATGTAAACCGGCTGTGAAACGTTGCAAGTCATCCAGGGTAACGGCAAGAATATCTATCTTTTCATCTTCCAAGAATCGCAATAGCTTCTCCAGATCGGTCTGGTAGGCATCGAGCGTGTTGGGCGAAAGGGATTTCTCCAATCGCAAATATTGGTTGTACTTCCTGATTATCAACGCTTGTTTTTCCTTATTCGTTGATTTTTCTTCTGATTTCATTTCTTTTTTCTACCTTTGCTCCGTGAAAACAGACTGCACCTCAGCCAGATGCTGAGAGATTTGCTTTTGTATTAGACTTCCATTGTCCTTGCAGCCTGATTTAATGTGACAAAGGTATAAAAAATTGTGTTATGAGAATACAAATAATTAACGGTCCCAATATAAATTTGTTGGGTAAACGTGAACCTTCCATTTATGGTAGTGTTACTTTTGAAGACTACCTTGCCGGGCTTCGTGGAAAATATCCGGATATGCAAATTGACTATTTCCAGTCTAACATTGAGGGAAAACTTATAGACAAGATACAGCAAGTGGGGTTTGATGTGGACGGCATTATCCTGAATGCAGGTGCTTACACTCATACGTCCATCGCTCTGCAGGATGCCATCCGTTCAGTTACCTCTCCGGTGATCGAGGTACATATCTCCAATGTACATGCCCGTGAGGCCTTTCGTCATGTGTCTATGATTGCATGTGCTTGCAAAGGTGTTGTTTGCGGTTTCGGATTGAACTCCTACCGTTTGGCATTGGAAGCGCTGCAAGATAACAACAAATAAGTATAAATAAGTAAATAGGTATAAAAAGATTATGTTATTAAAACAAACGAAAATTGTCGCTACAATCTCAGATCAGCGCTGTGATGTGGACTTTATAAAGGAGTTGTTCAATGCGGGGTTGAACGTGGTACGTATGAATACCGCCCATTTGGGACGTGAAGGAGCTGAGAAGTTGATAAACAATGTCCGTACCGTTTCGAATCGTATAGCCATTCTGATGGATACGAAAGGACCGGAAGTACGGACGACTTTACTTGCCGAACCTATTCCTTTTAAAATCGGTGACCGTGTAAAGGTAGTGGGCAACCCCGATCGGGAAACTACCCGTGAATGTATTTCTGTCTCTTATCCAAATTTTGTGCACGATTTGGACGTGAACGGACATATTCTGATTGATGACGGTGATCTGGAACTGGTGGTTATTGAGAAGCAGTCCGATTATCTGCTCTGTGAAGTTCAAAACGACGCAACTTTGGGCAGCCGTAAGAGTGTCAATGTGCCGGGTGTCCGTATCAACTTGCCCTCTTTGACAGAAAAAGACCGTATTAATATCCTTTACGCCATTGAAAAGGACATTGACTTTATTGCCCACTCTTTTGTACGCAACAAACAGGATATTCTTGACATCAAGGCTATTCTGGATGCTCATAACAGTGACATCAGAATCATCGCCAAGATTGAGAATCAGGAGGGCGTGGATAATATTGATGAAATTCTGGAGGTTGCCGATGGTGTGATGGTGGCTCGCGGGGATCTTGGCATTGAGGTTCCGCAGGAACGTATTCCGGGCATTCAGCGTATATTGATTCGTAAGTGCATTCTTGCCAAGAAGCCTGTGATTGTTGCTACTCAGATGCTTCATACCATGATTTCAAATCCCAGACCTACTCGTGCCGAGGTGACGGATATTGCCAATGCAATCTATTACCGCACAGATGCCTTGATGCTGAGTGGTGAAACGGCTTACGGCAAATATCCGGTAGAAGCTGTTAAGACTATGACAAAGGTGGCTGCTCAGGCTGAAAAGGATAAGCTTGCGGATAATGATATACGTATTCCTTTGGACGAGGACAGTAATGATGTAACCGCTTTCCTTGCAAAACAAGCCGTAAAGGCGACTACCAAGTTGAAAATCCGTGCCATTATTACAGACAGTTACAGTGGCCGTACGGCTCGCAACCTTGCAGCTTTCCGTGGTAAATATCCGGTACTTGCCATCTGCTATAAGGAAAAGACCATGCGCCATCTTGCTTTGTCCTATGGTGTAGAAGCTATTTATATGCCGGAGCTCGCCAACGGGCAGGAATATTATTTTGCCGCATTGCGCCGTTTGCTGAAGGAAGGCCGTTTATGCCCTACCGATATGATAGGCTATCTGAGCAGTGGGAAGGCCGGTACAAAGACCTCTTTCCTTGAAATCAATGTGGTGGAAGATGCTTTGAAGCATGCAGCCGAGAGTGTGCTTCCCAACAGTAACAGATACTTGTAAATAGTTGTTGGATAACATTTGTCAATTGCCATGACCATAGACGATTATATCCTGCAACATATTGATGGAGAAGGTGATTACCTGAAAGCACTTTATCGTGATACACACCTCAAACTGCTTTATCCCCGTATGGCTTCGGGACATCTGCAGGGGCGTATGCTTAAGATGTTTGTCAGAATGATACGTCCCCGGCAGATTCTGGAAATAGGAACTTACAGCGGTTATTCGGCTTTGTGCATGGCAGAGGGCTTGCCGGATGGAGGAATGCTGCATACCTTTGAAATAAACGATGAGCAGGAGGAGTTTACCCGTCCTTGGCTGGAAAATTCGGCTTATGCGGATAAAATAAAGTTTTATATCGGTGATGCGCTGGAACTTGTCCCTCAATTGAAGTTGACTTTTGACCTTGTTTTTATTGACGGTGACAAGCGCAGATATATTGATTATTATGAGATGGCGTTAAATCGGCTTTCCGATGGAGGATATATCATTGCTGACAATACTCTTTGGGATGGGCATGTGCTCGAAGAACATCCGCATACCAAGGATTTGCAAACCATTGGTATCAAGGCTTTCAATGAACTCGTGGCCCAAGACGGTCGGGTAGAGAAAGTAATCCTCCCTTTGCGTGATGGATTGACGATCATAAGAAAGATATGACACTGCCGGTTTTATATTTTATGAATGCTTTCTCATTCTTATTGTTTTATGCTTATTGCTGTGTTTTGCTTGGTTTGTCTTTCTTAATGAGGACTTTTCCATTAGTCATGATTTCTTGATTTATATGGGCGATACAAGCGTATTGCCCATATCGCCCATATATATGTGATTTATTTTCAGAGAAGAACAGATAAGGTGTCGCCCAGAAAAGAATTAGTGAACAAAATATCTCCGGGAACGGATAGTAGTGAAAGAAGCAACCCTTTTTGCGGTATCTTGCATTATTTTGTTTCAAAAATCTTCTACCTCGGCGATTCATCACAGTTCAACTGCAGATAGCTCAGCGAATGCTTTTTGATAATCACGTTCTGCGGCTAACGCCTTATCTACAGAATCGTAATAAAGCCCGGCCTGTATCATATAGTCCAAAACAGAGATTTCACCGGCATCAAGTGCCTTTTTAAGTAGTTGGCTATTGTTTGCATCCAGCAGCGAACGTCTATAAGTCTTAGCAGCTTCCTGTAACCCTGCTGCTCGCTGATACAAGATTTCCAGTTGGTTGTAAAACTGGGTTGTTGCATCTGCCCGGCGTGCTTCTGCTGCCACTACCGCAGCTTTGGCTTGTTTGACTTTGTTCTTGTTACTCCACAATGGGATAGATACGCCAACCGAAACGCCTTGATACCGTTGTCCCATTGTTTTTTCGCTCATGTAACCGATGGAAAAAGAAGGTAAATTCATCGCTTTGTTCAAGGACAGTTGTTTCTTATTCAATTCTATGTCACTTTTCACATAAGCTAACACCGGATTTTTGCTTTCCGCTACGCTATACCAACTATTGAAATCAGTAGGTAGGCTTAGGCTCTCAAAATCATCATTTTCAACAGAAACGATAACGCCACCATTAAGCCTGGTCAGTTGGGAGGCTGTTGCATTCCGTTCCGTTTCAATTCGCTGTATCTCCGCTTCAATTTTTGAGAGGTTCAGACGCACATTGTTATATTCAAGAACATTCCCTTCTCCTTTATCCAATCTCTTTTTTTGGCTCGAAGCAATGGATTCGGCATGAGATTTCCGTATCATCAGCTCTTTGAGCAAACCATTGTAATAGATTAAATCGAGTAGATATTGCTTGGCTTCGAGCAGAATGTTCATGCGGTCGGCTTGATACTGCCATTCCACCCTGTCATTTTGTTGATCAGCCAGTCGGTTTTTCATTCCGGATATAGTGGCGATGTCGAATGATTGTTTAATATTGATGTCTTTCCGGCTTCCTATCGAAGATGGATTTCCCCATAAATAGTTGAATCCGATTTCAGGGGCAGACAGGAATATCCCTGTCTTGTTCCCCAATTTATTGGAATTTGCCGTTTCACGCAAGGCTTTGAGAGTCGTATTGTTCTGCTCTACAGCCGAAAGAACTTCACTTATATTGTTCTGGGCAAATAGCGGACTTATCGCTATGACTGCCATGATAATAATCAGTATCTTTTTCATCCTTCAATTTCTTTTATTTCATTATCCGTTATGACATTCTTTACAATTTGCTTGTTTGCTATCAAATACATGATAGGTATTATAAATCCGTTCAGCAAAGTAGAGGTGAACAATCCTCCCAAAATAACCTTTGCCATGGGGCTTTGAATTTCATTGCCCGGTAAGTCTCCGCCTATAACCATCGGAATCAAAGCCAGTGCCGAAGTGAGTGCAGTCATCAAAATAGGATTCAAACGGTCGGCTGAACCATGCAACACACTTTCCAAAGGTGAAAATCCTTCGGCTTGCAGGTCATTGTAACGTGCTATGAGCAACATACCGTTTCGGGTAGCGATACCAAACAGGGAAATGAAACCGATAATAGCAGGAATACTGATTACTCCGTTCGTCATCCATATTGCATAGACTCCTCCAATCAAAGCCAAAGGAAGATTCAGCAAGATAACAGATGATTGCATGACACTGCGGAACTGGTTAAACAGCAACATGAATATCACCAAGATGGAAAATATGGAAGTAACAAGCAAAGTACGTGAAGCAGCTTGTTCGCTCTCAAACTGTCCGCCATATTCCACACGATAACCTTCCGGCAGAGTTACTTCTGCATCTACTTTTTGCTGTATATCTTTTACAACACCCAGCAAATCACGTCCGGCGACATTGGCGGATATGACAATTTTGCGTGCCACATTTTCACGATTAATCGTGTTCGGACCTACCGAAGACGTTACATCAGCAATATTGCTTAACGGTATTTTCCGCCCTTTGGCATCCATTATCAAGTTCTTTATCCTTTTTGCAGACTCTCGACTTTCGTCATTCACCTTCAAAGTCAAGTCAAACGATTGATTACCCTCATATACTTGTGATACGGGTTCTCCGGCAAGCAATACACTTACCATCTCACCAAATTCGGGCATAGTGATACCATATTTCCCCAACATCTCACGTTTCGGTTCAATCTTCAGTTGGGGACGTTCCACCTGTTGTTCCACATTCAAGTCGGCAATACCCTCCACATCTTCTATGGATTGTTTTATCTGATTGCCGATAGTAAACATCTTGTTCAAGTCCGTACCGAACAATTTGATGGCAATGCTGGCACGTGTACCTGAAAGCATGGCATCGATACGGTGAGTAATCGGAGCACCTACTTCAATATTCACACCGGGTATATCTTTCAATTTATTGCGTACATCTGCCAATACTTCATCTTTTGAACGGTCTTCAAGAATAAACGGCGCTTCGATTTCGGAGTTATTTACCCCCAAGGCATGTTCATCCAATTCGGCACGTCCTG
Above is a window of Bacteroides helcogenes P 36-108 DNA encoding:
- the aroQ gene encoding type II 3-dehydroquinate dehydratase; protein product: MRIQIINGPNINLLGKREPSIYGSVTFEDYLAGLRGKYPDMQIDYFQSNIEGKLIDKIQQVGFDVDGIILNAGAYTHTSIALQDAIRSVTSPVIEVHISNVHAREAFRHVSMIACACKGVVCGFGLNSYRLALEALQDNNK
- the pyk gene encoding pyruvate kinase, whose product is MLLKQTKIVATISDQRCDVDFIKELFNAGLNVVRMNTAHLGREGAEKLINNVRTVSNRIAILMDTKGPEVRTTLLAEPIPFKIGDRVKVVGNPDRETTRECISVSYPNFVHDLDVNGHILIDDGDLELVVIEKQSDYLLCEVQNDATLGSRKSVNVPGVRINLPSLTEKDRINILYAIEKDIDFIAHSFVRNKQDILDIKAILDAHNSDIRIIAKIENQEGVDNIDEILEVADGVMVARGDLGIEVPQERIPGIQRILIRKCILAKKPVIVATQMLHTMISNPRPTRAEVTDIANAIYYRTDALMLSGETAYGKYPVEAVKTMTKVAAQAEKDKLADNDIRIPLDEDSNDVTAFLAKQAVKATTKLKIRAIITDSYSGRTARNLAAFRGKYPVLAICYKEKTMRHLALSYGVEAIYMPELANGQEYYFAALRRLLKEGRLCPTDMIGYLSSGKAGTKTSFLEINVVEDALKHAAESVLPNSNRYL
- a CDS encoding TlpA disulfide reductase family protein, translated to MKKIYLTYFLLIVLSACGSKKTDSVSLNGEIKGLGNDTLYLYGADELYNRMDTLIAKDGKFSATLSTDTLVAVWLLFSDGTEYPLFMDKRDKIQIKGSAAELTSLDITGNICNEELTTFQNSLKGLAKPSDKVLEEKAEAFISSHHSSLASIYLLEKYFVQKPRPDYALIKKLTDRMTGKLKDRPYIDELLNRIQEEEKVSVGKTAPYFHLPNIKGKDISRSDFTGKYLLIHFWASWDQQSREANAGLRQVYKKEQKNKNFALLGISLDIDRKMWKETIKKDTLSWEQTCDFTGFQTEAAKQFAIQTLPANVLLNPDGRIEGKNMSKEAIEKKLKEIEKDKNANH
- a CDS encoding O-methyltransferase; the protein is MTIDDYILQHIDGEGDYLKALYRDTHLKLLYPRMASGHLQGRMLKMFVRMIRPRQILEIGTYSGYSALCMAEGLPDGGMLHTFEINDEQEEFTRPWLENSAYADKIKFYIGDALELVPQLKLTFDLVFIDGDKRRYIDYYEMALNRLSDGGYIIADNTLWDGHVLEEHPHTKDLQTIGIKAFNELVAQDGRVEKVILPLRDGLTIIRKI
- the xerD gene encoding site-specific tyrosine recombinase XerD; this translates as MKSEEKSTNKEKQALIIRKYNQYLRLEKSLSPNTLDAYQTDLEKLLRFLEDEKIDILAVTLDDLQRFTAGLHDIGIHPRSQARILSGIKSFFHFLVLAGYLENDPSELLEGPKIGFKLPEVLTVEEIDRIIAAIDMNTNEGQRNRAILETLYSCGLRVSELCNLKISDLYFNEGFIKVEGKGSKQRLVPISHRAITEITNWLDDRKERWKIKKDFEDYVFLARWGNGISRIMIFHFIKELAEKAGITKSISPHTFRHSFATHLLEGGANLRAIQCMLGHESIATTEIYTHIDRNMLRSEIIEHHPRNIKYREEQRIH
- a CDS encoding YifB family Mg chelatase-like AAA ATPase yields the protein MLIKVFGAAVQGIDATLITIEVNSTRGCMFYLVGLPDSTVKESHQRIISALQVNGYRMPTSNIVINMAPADIRKEGSAYDLPLAIGMLAASEVIQPDKLHKYLLMGELSLDGSLQPIKGALPIAIKARELGFEGMIVPRQNAREAAVVNKLQIYGADNIKEVVEFFNGKQTLDATQINTREEFYTQQSNFDFDFSEVKGQENVKRALEVAAAGSHNILLIGSPGSGKSMLAKRLPSILPPLSLGESLETTKIHSVAGKLGKDGSLISRRPFRDPHHTISTVAMTGGGSFPQPGEISLAHNGILYLDELPEYQRNVLEVLRQPLEDRKITVARIRCNVEYPASFMLVASMNPCPCGYYNHPTKACVCSPGQVQKYLNRISGPLLDRIDLQIEVIPVPFEKMADANPGESSADIRKRVIAARQIQEKRYTDIPGIYCNAQMNSKLLALYARPDEKGLALLKNAMNRLNLSARAYDRILKVSRTIADLEGCEFIQTGHLAEAIGYRNLDREDWAG
- a CDS encoding TolC family protein encodes the protein MKKILIIIMAVIAISPLFAQNNISEVLSAVEQNNTTLKALRETANSNKLGNKTGIFLSAPEIGFNYLWGNPSSIGSRKDINIKQSFDIATISGMKNRLADQQNDRVEWQYQADRMNILLEAKQYLLDLIYYNGLLKELMIRKSHAESIASSQKKRLDKGEGNVLEYNNVRLNLSKIEAEIQRIETERNATASQLTRLNGGVIVSVENDDFESLSLPTDFNSWYSVAESKNPVLAYVKSDIELNKKQLSLNKAMNLPSFSIGYMSEKTMGQRYQGVSVGVSIPLWSNKNKVKQAKAAVVAAEARRADATTQFYNQLEILYQRAAGLQEAAKTYRRSLLDANNSQLLKKALDAGEISVLDYMIQAGLYYDSVDKALAAERDYQKAFAELSAVEL
- a CDS encoding tetratricopeptide repeat protein; this translates as MTKKMYLPFLMACVVALLSSCSSKMGELSSDYFTVTPQVLEAVGGKVPATINGKFPEKYFNKKAVVEVTPVLRWNGGEAKGQSAVFQGEKVEGNDQTISYKMGGNYTMKTSFDYVPEMAKSELYLEFKATIGNKTISIPAVKVADGVISTSEMIEQTLSSANPANGDDAFQRIIKEKHDANIMFLIQQANVRASELKTAKDFGKEAKDVNDAVNKKISNIEISAYASPDGGMDLNTKLAENRQDNTAKIISKDLKKAKIDAAVDTKYTAEDWEGFQELVSKSNIQDKELILRVLSMYSDPEQREQEIKNISSVYKTLADEVLPQLRRSRLTLNYDVIGKSDEEIATLAGSDAKQLSIEELLYAATLTTDPAKQEAIYTKATQIYPNDFRAYNNLGKLAYQSGNLDKAESYFKKAVSIKDAPETNMNLGLIALTKGDKSAAETYLGKASGSKGLNEALGNLYVAQGQYDRAVNAFGDTKTNSAALAQILAKDYNKAKNTLANVEKPDAYTDYLMAVLGARTNNTSMVTNSLKNAVAKEPALAKKAISDLEFSKYFTNADFMNIIK